A single window of Periplaneta americana isolate PAMFEO1 chromosome 14, P.americana_PAMFEO1_priV1, whole genome shotgun sequence DNA harbors:
- the LOC138713841 gene encoding probable cytochrome P450 6a14, with amino-acid sequence MDIARYSTLEKVDPWMLKLAAISTLVLGAIYIYFRVSYSYWKKRGIPTLKTKAPFGDYGNGLFLKKGLQQQITELYKRFEGHSVGGLYRFNKPSLMIRDPDIIKDILVKDFDHFYSRGFTVNEKMEPLQGHLFALSGTKWRNLRVKMTPTFTSGKMKMMFGTLVECGKELETVLQEPAKNGEVIEIKDLLARYTTDIIASCAFGVQCNCMRNPDAEFRTWGRKILQPSFKLFALRVLEFWIPFVSKIFRTTFIPKDVSNYFRKMVKETVEYRENNNVQRNDFMQLMIQMKNKTLGASEGEKHSDEKADLDNLKSNTPFEVTMDVIAAQAFVFFVAGYETSSTTMTFCLYELALNPDIQNRVREEIDAVLGKHGGNITYESILEMEYLDKVVSETLRKYPPVIVITRKCTKPAKLRGTDATVEKGTPVFLPVMAIHHDPKYYPNPEKFDPERFSEEEKSKRPHFSYLPFGEGPRLCIGMRFGLMQTKVGLVNLLSKYEVSVSEKTSVPLVLDQKSFILSPKGGMWLKIVNRA; translated from the exons ATGGACATTGCTAGATATTCAACACTGGAGAAAGTTGACCCTTGGATGCTGAAATTGGCAGCCATCTCAACACTAGTACTGGGAGCAATTTATATTTACTTCAGAGTTTCCTATTCGTATTGGAAGAAGCGTGGCATCCCTACTTTGAAAACGAAGGCTCCTTTTGGAGATTATGGCAACGgactatttttaaagaaaggcTTGCAGCAGCAAATCACAGAACTTTACAAGCGCTTCGAAGGGCACAGCGTTGGCGGGTTGTACAGATTTAACAAGCCCTCTCTTATGATTCGAGATCCAGATATTATAAAAGACATTCTTGTCAAAGATTTCGATCATTTCTACAGTCGAGGTTTTACAGTCAATGAAAAGATGGAACCTCTTCAGGGACACTTGTTTGCGTTGTCAGGGACCAAATGGAGAAACCTGAGAGTGAAGATGACACCAACGTTTACATCCGgaaagatgaagatgatgttCGGAACGCTAGTGGAGTGTGGGAAAGAATTGGAGACAGTACTTCAAGAACCTGCAAAAAATGGAGAAGTAATTGAGATTAAAGACTTGTTAGCCAGATACACTACAGACATCATAGCGTCCTGTGCGTTTGGGGTTCAGTGCAACTGTATGAGAAATCCTGACGCTGAATTCCGAACCTGGGGAAGGAAGATTCTTCAGCCGTCCTTCAAGCTATTTGCACTAAGAGTTCTAGAGTTCTGGATACCATTCGTATCAAAAATTTTTAGGACTACATTCATTCCGAAAGACGTCAGTAACTATTTCAGGAAGATGGTGAAGGAAACTGTAGAATATCGTGAAAACAACAATGTGCAACGAAATGACTTCATGCAGCTGATGATTCAAATGAAGAACAAGACGCTCGGAGCTAGTGAAGGGGAAAAACACAGCGATGAAAAAGCTGATCTAGATAACCTGAAGAGCAACACACCTTTCG AAGTAACGATGGACGTCATCGCGGCACAAGCGTTCGTGTTCTTCGTGGCAGGGTACGAGACGTCCTCTACCACTATGACGTTCTGTCTGTACGAGCTGGCTTTGAACCCGGATATTCAGAATCGGGTCCGGGAAGAGATAGACGCAGTGTTGGGGAAACATGGAGGAAATATTACGTACGAATCCATATTAGAGATGGAGTACCTCGACAAAGTAGTGTCTG AAACTCTAAGGAAATATCCTCCCGTGATAGTTATTACCAGAAAATGTACGAAGCCGGCGAAGCTGCGTGGTACAGATGCAACTGTTGAGAAAGGAACCCCTGTCTTCCTTCCCGTGATGGCCATACACCACGACCCCAAGTACTACCCCAACCCAGAGAAGTTCGACCCTGAGCGATTCAGCGAAGAGGAAAAGAGCAAGAGACCGCATTTCAGCTACCTGCCGTTTGGCGAGGGACCCAGGCTATGCATTG GCATGAGGTTTGGTTTGATGCAGACCAAGGTGGGACTAGTCAATCTATTGTCCAAATACGAAGTCAGTGTGTCGGAGAAGACTTCTGTGCCCCTCGTCTTGGACCAAAAGTCGTTCATACTGTCTCCAAAAGGCGGGATGTGGTTAAAAATCGTTAATAGGGCCTAA